The proteins below are encoded in one region of Phaseolus vulgaris cultivar G19833 chromosome 1, P. vulgaris v2.0, whole genome shotgun sequence:
- the LOC137814207 gene encoding uncharacterized protein → MANSEPKMDYAEIYTASDTLDASSIFHTIYDVVGFVLYMHQQIPSTVQDMAVEFEEMHSEYKQLETELGTEVKPSFRRKHVSKMREIKVGIKRLDKLMNSLLNMQTAFRIMINEVPTIDGVVLALGASPLRPQHIYELNFSHAIGVSKDADDFARSKAAESLSRKVIRTLISKDAGSVTYPGPIRLFVLIKAPSSFNQPMHFLPKRDFRHNRKVVPLGLLFKCRKQNQEVVATASEDLIWFQCRHVIKGLAMNTLPEE, encoded by the exons ATGGCGAACTCAGAACCGAAGATGGATTACGCAGAAATCTATACAGCATCTGATACCTTGGACGCCTCCTCAATCTTTCACACCATCTACGACGTCGTAGGGTTTGTTCTTTACATGCACCAGCAAATCCCCTC CACGGTGCAGGATATGGCAGTCGAATTTGAAGAAATGCATTCGGAGTACAAGCAGCTG GAAACGGAGTTGGGCACTGAGGTGAAGCCATCGTTTCGGAGAAAGCATGTTAGCAAAATGAGGGAAATCAAGGTGGGAATTAAGAGATTGGATAAGTTGATGAATTCACTTCTGAATATGCAAACCGCGTTTAGAATCATGATCAACGAGGTTCCTACCATCGACGGTGTCGTTTTGGCGCTTGGAGCTAGCCCACTTCGACCTCAGCACATTTACGAGTTGAATTTTTCCCATGCGATTGGGGTTTCCAAGGATGCCGATGATTTTGCTAGGAGTAAAGCGGCTGAGAGTCTTTCGAGAAAG GTGATTCGGACATTGATATCGAAGGATGCTGGCTCTGTGACCTATCCCG GACCTATCAgattgtttgtgttaattaagGCCCCTTCTTCTTTCAACCAGCCTATGCATTTTCTGCCTAAACGCGATTTTAGGCATAACAGAAAG GTTGTGCCTCTCGGACTACTGTTTAAATGCCGAAAGCAGAATCAGGAAGTGGTCGCTACTGCTTCAGAAGATTTAATCTG GTTTCAATGTCGACATGTGATAAAAGGCCTTGCAATGAACACATTACCAGAAGAATGA